TCTTCAACGCCCTCCTGTCCTCGCTGATGATCCGCGAGACCGACGGCGGCCACAAGCTCAACGCCTACCTGCACTTCGTGGTCCTCACCTGGCTGGGCTCGCTCATCGCCATCTTCACGAAGCGGATGGTGAGCTCGTTCCTGACCATCTAAATTTTTACTTCGGGGGGTGCGCCGCAGGCGCATCCCCATCTGCTCACGGGCGCGTAGCGCCCGTTCGCACGGTCAGCGGGACCTCTGGTCCCGCTCGACTCGCAAAAATTTAGTATAAAAACGTCCCGGACGCGAGCCGCTGGCTCGCGTCCGGTGAACCGCTCGCTTCGCTCGCGGATGCTCGTGGCTCCCGCACCGCGCCGCAACCGCACCGCTACCGCCGACTACGGCCTCCCCAGCCGATTCGCTCGGGCCTCGCCCTCGCTCGTCCTTCGCGCTCCTTTTGTGTCCACGTGCGCGAAAGCGGGCATGGACGAGACACGCGAGCAGTTCCTCGCGGGCGAGCGCCCCGACGACGTCTTGCTGTACTTCGACGAGCGCGCCGTCGACGGGATGGACCGCCTCGCGAAGGTCGGCGAGAGCACAGACGACGGCGTCGTGCTGGTCCTCGACGGCGAGGAAGGGCGAACCGCTTTCCAGCGCGCCACCGGCGTCGACCCGATGACCCTCGCCCAGTCCGCGATGGGCAACGAGGGCGAAATCACCGACGGGTGTACCGGTGGTAACTGCCCGGACGCTGCGGAAGGCGGCGACCACTACGCCCGCTTCGTCTTCGCCTTCGCCGAGGCCGAGAACGAGGACGTCGGCGGCCTCTACGCCGAGGGCGACGTCGTACACGCCTACGCGCAGTGCGAGTGCGGGACGACGTACTCGGAAAAGTGGGTCGCCGAGGTCTAGTTCTCCGCGTCTTCTCCGCCGAGGTCCTCGTGGGTCGACCCGACGTAGACCGCCGAGACCAGGAACATCGCGACCACGAGCGCCGCCTGCGCTGACCCGCTGTCCGGCACCGCCTCCTGCAACGCGATGATCCCGGCGCTAGAGAGGGCCACGACGCCGATCAGCGCGAGGAACAGCTTGGGGTTCTTCGACAGCACGCGCGTCATTGAGGGGAAAGCCATGCCTACCCTGTCGGCCTGGTGGTAAAGTCAGTTTCGGGACCGAAACCGCAGGAGGGGAAGCGTATAGAGAGTGGCAAATAACCGGAAAGTGACTGATGATTTACCGCTCGGTCTCGACGCCTTCGTCGTCTTCGGCTTCGGCCTCCCGCTTCACGTCGTGGAAGGCCTCGACGATGACCTGCCGGGCGACCGCGCCGCGGGTCGTCCAGTGGTTCGCGTAGTCGAGCATGTCGTCGTAGATGTCGGGCTTGCAGCCGGCGGCCTTCGGGTGGCCGCCGCCGTTGACCTTCGCGGCGACCTCGTGGGCGCGCTCGAACCCGTCGGTCCCGCGGATCGAGGCGCTGCCGGCGGGTTTGACGATCACCGCGGCGTCGGTGCCCTGCTCGCGGAGCGCTTCTGCCACCTCGTTTTGCGAACAGCGGCCGTAGGTCACGCCGACGGTCCAGTCGCCGATCTCGTAGATCTCCGCGCGGTCGACCGCCTTCTCGATCAGCGCCTCCTTCTCGACGCGCTGCTCGGCGAGGAACTCCTCGACCTCGGGGGGCAGGTCCGCGCCGTGTTCGCGGACGACCTCGATGTACTCCTCGGGGTCGGCCCAGTAGGCGTAATCGGCGAGGTCGTCGCTGCGGGGGTCCTCCCGGAGCCAGAGGTCGTGATCGCGGGTCACCAGCGCCAGTTCCTCGAGGTACTCGGGGACCGTCCCGGCGAGCGAGCGGGCGACCACGTCGGCCGAACACTCCTCCTCGGACTCGCCGACGACGCGCTCGGTGACGACCTCGTCGACGCGGGCGCCGACGTCAGCGTCCCACTGGTGGTGGTCGTACCAGTACACGTCGGCGGCCCGATCGGCCACTGCGTCGAGGTGTTCGAGGTCGGTCTCGCCGTCGGGACAGAGGTCGCAGACGAAGACGGTCACGTCGGGTTCGCCGAACTCGGCGACGTACTCGAGGGCGGTCGCGAGGTCGCGCGGGCCGGCCGGAATCAGGGCGGCCGGGCCGACGACCTCCCGTATCAGCGCCGTACAGGCCAGGCCGTCGGCGTCCGGGTCGGCCACGACCACGGTCGATTCCCCGTCGAGGGCCTCACGCGCTTCCCGCTCCTGTTCGGCCTCCTCGAACGAGTCCGGGTGGAAGAAGCCTTCGCCGGGCAACAGCGATTTCCGGCCGATAGAGAGCCGGTCGTCGTCGATGAGCCAGTCGTCCATACCGCTCAGAGCGCGCCGCGAGTGAAGAAGGGCACGGTCCGACGGGCTCAGGGGCGTCCCGTCGGCGGTTCCTCGTCGGCTTCGAGCTGGCGGACGGTCAGCACGGGCGTGGGACAGCGGCGGACGACCGCCTCGGCGACGCTCCCGAGCAGGAAGGAGTGTTCGCCGTGGCGGCCGCGCGTCCCCATCGCGACTACGTCGGCGTCGACGTCGTCGACGAACTCGCAGATCTCGGTCGCCGGCTTCCCCTCGCGGACTGCGGTGGCCACGTCGCGATCGGCGTGCTCGACGACGGCCTCGAGCGCCTCCTCGCCGGCGGTTTCGAGCGCGTCCCTGAGGTCGTCCCGGACCTGCTCGGGTGACCCCTCGACGTCGCTGCCGTCGATCACGTAGAGCGCGTGGACCGTGGCGTCGAACCGGGCGGCCAGGTCCAGCGCCACGGCGACGGCTCGCTCGACGCTCTCGGAGCCGTCCGTCGCGATCACCACGGTCTCGAACATTACCGGTCGGTACCGGCCGCGCCCTGATAAAACGACGGGGCGTGGGGGTGGCCCCTCGGTGGCTTTTTGCCGCTGCCGGGTGCAGAGTTGGGTATGGTAGCCGTCGCGTTCGACCAGGTCCTCGTGCCCCTCGACGGGAGCGAAGAGTCACTGGACGCCGCCGAGTACGCCGTCGCTATCGCCGAGCAGTACGGGGCCGCCGTCCACGCCCTCTACCTGCTCGAGGAGTCCGTCGTCCGGAGCATGGAGTCCGGCGACCTCCCGGGCGACGCCGTCGCCGAGGACACCACGGAGTTCATGGACGCCGTCGAACGACTCGCGGCCGACCGCGTCGTCTCCATGGGCCACTCGACCGCGCGGGCGTTCGTCCCCACGCAACTCACCCACCACCCCGGGAGCGTCATCCTGGACACCGCCGAGGCGATCGGGGCGGACTTCCTCGTCGTCCCCCGGGAACCCCTCTCCAGCAACCCCGACGAGGTCCTCGGGAAGGCCGCCGAGTACGTCCTCCAGTACGCCGGCCAGCCAGTTCTCTCGGTGTAACACGTCGGCGAGGTGACCGGGTAGCGACCCCCTATCCCCCGGTCCCGACGCCTCAGTACGTGAACGTGTCGCAAACAACCCAAATGTTTATTGGGAACCCTCGGTAAGTAAGTGATACATACCGGAGTGGTATCCGGGTATGCTAAGGGGGGTTTAGCATATGGGGAAGAAAGCAACGCAACACATAGCACAGACGTTAGTCAGTAGTACGGATCGACAATCGCACTCGGCCACCGTGGGGGGTGTCTGAGATGTCACTCGAACAGGTTCGGACCCGGCTCGGTGAACCGGTGGCGAACCTCTGGATGCGCTTCGACCGCGAGCTGTTCGCGCTCTCGCCGCGAGCCAGCCGACTGCTCGCGGTACTCGTCATGGCGGCGTCGGCGCTGCTCGGCCTGCTGATGCTCAGGGCGGCGTCGGCGTTGTTCGTGATGCCGGCGGTCGCGCAAAGCGGAAGTGGTGCCTCTGACGTTTCGAGCGTCCTGTGTGGCCCGGACACGCCACCGATTGGTGAGCTAATCGCCTTCGCCGTGGCTGCACTGTCAATTTTCCTCTTGGCCAAGGCCGTGATCCAGGGGACGGTCGCGTTCAACAAACTCGGCTCCTCACGGGCACAGCAACAGTTCGAGGGGAAACAGGCACTTGCTGGCGCAGGCAAGACCGCTGCCGGTGCAATCGTACCGCCAGTGTTCGTCGCGATCCTGAACAGCGTGCTGGGGCTCCAACTCCAGAACTGCATCTTCGCAGGCCTTCAGGACGGAAACATCTTCGCAGTGGTCGCGACCCTGCCGTTCTGAGGACGGCAGCAGCGTGATCACCGCCCCGATCGGGGACCTGCGACGCTCCCCGACGAGCCGGCGTCTTGCGTCCGGGGGATCCGCCTCCGACTGTCGAACAGACACATCACCGATCGCGAAATCAGGAGCGTAGTTTCACATGCAATATCACAACCTGTTGCTGGTGCTGGTGCTGGCCACGGCGTTCGCAGCCCCTGCGTCAGCGACGACCAGTTCCCACGCGGGAGCTCCCGTCACCGCTGACGCGGGAACGGCGGTCGTCGGTAGCGCCGATTTCGCGATCCAGGACACCAACGAGACCCAGAACGAGACCCAGAACGAAACCGACGGTGAGGAGTTCGATGAAGAGGACGCCGAAGTTATCCGGGATTTCTTCGGGTTCGGCGGAGACAGCGAAGACGGCGGAGACGGCGGCTTCTTCACGGGCCTCGCGGCGAACGCCATCGAGCAGGCGATGATCGGCTTCCTGAACGGCATCGCCGAGGACTCGGAAGAAGTAGCGAGAGAATTCGACGAAAGCGGGGTCGTTTTCGACTTCCCGGCCCCGGGCGACCCCGGCGACCCGCCGTCGTGGGTGAACCCGGACGCGTGGAGCGGCACGACCGAGGGCGAGCGGTGGCAAGGCACCTTCACGTACCACTGGGTGTTCGGCTTCCTCGGGTTCGCCGGCCTCCTGCCGGCGTTGATGCTTGCGATGGGCAAAGGCAATCGCAAACCCGACAGAGGGACGGCCAAACGGTTCGTCCGCGGGTTCGTGATGATCCTCCTCGGCTGGATTGTCATCGCGCTGTGTTACCACCTGGCGGACGCGGTCACGCAGATCGTCGCGCCACCGGCGGGAACGGAACAAGGTGTTCGCGGATACGTTGACGTGTTGCAGGCGGCGAACCTAGAGGGCCACCTCGGTGCGGTCATCGGCGGCGCGAAGGGGATGTTACTGACCACGGCGCTGGGCGTGCTGTACATTCAGTACGTCCTCGCGTTCGTCTGCGCAGCGATCTGGCCGGTGATGTGGGTGCTGATGGCCTACCGATCGACGATCGCCCGCTCGGCCGGGAAGATCGCGCTGACCTTCATGGGCGCGCTGATCGTCATCAAGCTCTTGCAGGCGACGATCTTCCACTTCCTCGTCGCCTTCGAGTTCGAATCACCGGTGGTGAGAGAGACCGCGTACACTGTCGGGATTACCCTCGCCTTCATGCTGTTACCGTACACGGTCCTGGCGAAGATGATGCCGCGGACGCTGCTCATCTTCGGGCTGCACGAACTGCGCGAGAAGGGCCACGAGGACCGGCGCTACCAGCAGCGGATAGGCAACGTCCGCCGGAAGTTCAACCAGTCGCTCCGACGCGGTCCGGACGGGGGAGTGGATCAGGTCGGGCCGGCGAACCGGGGCTCGAAAGGACTGCCGAGCGGACAGCCGCGGGAGCTGAACTCCGCGCGCTCGGACGGCGGGCGGGGCCTCCCGCGCGGGCAGCCGGCCGAGGGACCTGACGGCGACGGACCGAACACGAGGTGAGCACGGATGTCGAACGACCTACCACGGACGACCGACGACAGACGCGAACAGCGCCGGACGCGGGATCCCAGTCAGCTGATCCCGCCGTACATCGACACCTCGATCGAGGTGCTCGGACCACTGACGACGTCGGACCTGCTGCTCTACGTGCCGGCCGGCCTGGTGGCGCTCGTGGCCCTGTTCGCGCTGATGGGGGGTTCCTTCGGTGTGTTCTTCCCGGCGCTACTGGCGGCGGGCGTCCTCGTGTTCGTCGCGACGGCGGCCAAGATCACGACCGACTGGTACGCCTCGCCCCGGGGCCGGATCAAGGGATGGTTCGCGTACCTGTGGCGGTCGCGGACGCTCCCCTGGGACCACGAGGAGGCCGTCGGCCGGTCGATTCCGGGCGTCCGCGGGTTCCAGCCGGAGGGGACCGCCAAGATGGACGACGGACGCTACGTCGGCGTGGTCCGCGTGGATCCCACCAACGCCGCGCTGGGCTCGGACCGGGATATCGACGGTCTGGCCGCCCAGCTGAGTACCGTGGTCGACGAGCAGATCAAGGACTTCGACTTCAAGCTGTTCGCGACGACCGGCGACTTCGACGCCGACGAGATCGTCGGCCAGTACGAGCGCCGTGCCGCGGGCGCCGACGGCCTGGACGACGACTTCCAGGCGGCGATGTACAAGCGGGAACTGCTCGAGGACGTGGCCGACTGGTACCGCGAGACCGACGTCCCCCAGTGGGCGGCCAACGACTGGCGCTACTACGTCGTCGTGGAGGTCGCGCCGGGTGACGTCCAGTCGCCGGCCGACGTGAGCGTCTGGGACATCCTCAA
Above is a genomic segment from Halorientalis sp. LT38 containing:
- a CDS encoding DUF5807 family protein produces the protein MDETREQFLAGERPDDVLLYFDERAVDGMDRLAKVGESTDDGVVLVLDGEEGRTAFQRATGVDPMTLAQSAMGNEGEITDGCTGGNCPDAAEGGDHYARFVFAFAEAENEDVGGLYAEGDVVHAYAQCECGTTYSEKWVAEV
- a CDS encoding DHH family phosphoesterase codes for the protein MDDWLIDDDRLSIGRKSLLPGEGFFHPDSFEEAEQEREAREALDGESTVVVADPDADGLACTALIREVVGPAALIPAGPRDLATALEYVAEFGEPDVTVFVCDLCPDGETDLEHLDAVADRAADVYWYDHHQWDADVGARVDEVVTERVVGESEEECSADVVARSLAGTVPEYLEELALVTRDHDLWLREDPRSDDLADYAYWADPEEYIEVVREHGADLPPEVEEFLAEQRVEKEALIEKAVDRAEIYEIGDWTVGVTYGRCSQNEVAEALREQGTDAAVIVKPAGSASIRGTDGFERAHEVAAKVNGGGHPKAAGCKPDIYDDMLDYANHWTTRGAVARQVIVEAFHDVKREAEAEDDEGVETER
- a CDS encoding universal stress protein, whose product is MFETVVIATDGSESVERAVAVALDLAARFDATVHALYVIDGSDVEGSPEQVRDDLRDALETAGEEALEAVVEHADRDVATAVREGKPATEICEFVDDVDADVVAMGTRGRHGEHSFLLGSVAEAVVRRCPTPVLTVRQLEADEEPPTGRP
- a CDS encoding universal stress protein, translating into MVAVAFDQVLVPLDGSEESLDAAEYAVAIAEQYGAAVHALYLLEESVVRSMESGDLPGDAVAEDTTEFMDAVERLAADRVVSMGHSTARAFVPTQLTHHPGSVILDTAEAIGADFLVVPREPLSSNPDEVLGKAAEYVLQYAGQPVLSV